The region aagtcataaaaataataatcatccccatcagttcattcagtcccACATTATTAATTCTTGTTCTGCTTAAATCTATCTTTTCTATTAATCTGGAAACTCCTACTCAGTTCAGTTTTATGATATCAAAGTTATTGGAAACCTGTATTCTAGAGTACTTATTTGTGTCCTTTCCATGAATGGCTCTGAAGATGAAACATATTTGCaaaagcatgaaagtaaaaaaataactACCTGTAAatgacaaagactttaaaatggccATGTTTGAAGATCTCATGAGAGTTCATTATAATGCAGTTGATAAGGAAATTTGCTTATTTCTGTGACACACAACACTTCAAgataataattagaaataaaaatgataacataCCAAGATGTATcagattttatataatttctggAACAAACATAAATGTGTGGCCACACAAATATAATCTAAGAAGATTCAGTATCATTTAATTGCCAGTGCTTCTCATATAATCCAACATATCAAACAAACTTAATTTAATTAATTCAGCATCTCTCGGTAAAGAGAgagaacaaatatcatatgatagcacttgtatgtggaatctgaaaaataatataaatgaatttgtatacaaaacagaaacagactcacagatgtagaaagaaaatttatggttactaaaggggagaTGGGGGAccagagggataaattagaaatttgggattagcagatacaaagtaCTGTATCCAAAATAAAGAGCAAagtcctactgtttagcacagggaactatatttgatggcttataataaactataatgaaaaagaatatgaaaaagtatatataactaaatcaccttGATATACACCAGAaaataacataacattgtaaaacaataatACTtcaatttaacaaaaaaaaaaaaaataggagagagAACAAATCTGAGATGTTCCAGGGGCCCTGTGAGAAGTCCTAAAATTAGTTCAAGGTCAATAAGACTTGATTTAGAATTTAATTTGGGGAAGTTTGTCAAAAATATCGAAAGGTTCAGACACTTGAATAAATAAGGTCACAAAttgttaatcagttcagttcagtcactcagtcgtgtttgactctttgcgaccccatgaattgcagcacgccaggcctccctatccatcaccaactctcagagttcactcagactcatgtccatcgagtccataatgccatccagtcatctcatccactgtcatccccttctcctcctgacctcaatccctcccagcatcagagtcttttccaatgagtcaactcttcgcatgaggtggtcaaagtactggagtttcagcttcagaatcattccttccaaagaaatcctagggttgatctccttcagaatggactggttggatctccttgcagtccaagggactcacaagactcttctccagcaccacagttcaaaatatcaattatttggtgctcagccttcttcacagtccaactctcacatccatacatgacctctggaaaaaccatagccttgactagatggaccttagtcggcaaagtaatgtctctgcttttgaatatgctatctaggttggtcataacttttgttctaaggagtaagcgtcttttaatttcatggctacagtcaccatctgtcgtgattttggaccccccaaaaataaagtctgacactgtttctacagtttccccatctatttcccatgaaataattggaccagatgccatgatcttcgttttctgaatgttaattttctatttgatAAAGTGACAATAAAGTGTTTCAAAGGCTAATACAGGTGGTTACATAGTTGCTAacaaaacttcattcttttaatatTGAGGAGATTCAGTTTTCTTAAGTTATCAAAGTCTTGATTAAGATGACAAAGCACAGGAAATTATTTTGACAAAGCATAGAACTTTCATTTTATAGACAGGTTATTTAACAGGTAAAGAAAAATCTTTCACAACCTCTTCATAGATAAGTGAAACAGACCAGTAAAACTTTGTCCTTTAAGTAGATGAAAAAATATCAAGTTTaaaaagctccatctagtcaaggctgtggtttttccagtggatgtgagagttggactgtgaagaaggctgagcgccaaagaattgatgcttttgaactgtggtgttggagaagactcttgagagttccttggactgcaaggagatccaacccgtccattctgaaggagatcagccttgggatttctttggaaggaatgatgctaaagctgaagctccagtactttggccacctcatgcgaagagttgactcattggaaaagactctgatgctgggagagattggggcaggaggagaaggggatgacagtggatgagatggctggatggcatcacggactcgatggacgtgagtctgagtgaactccgggagttgatgatggacagggaggcctggcgtgctgcagttcatgtggtcacaaagagttcaacacgattgagcgactgaactgaactgaactgaactgaactgaactattaataTTAAGGCTTATTTTTAAAACCGTTTAATTTTACTCTGATGAGAGATGAGGTAAAATTTCCTATGCTCATGCTCAGTCTCCCTATCTCTCTGTAGATACAGATATGGCCATAATTTGTCCTccatttctctgttttcctttctttctacccTGAAATAATCAGTTTTACTTTAGGaaaaatttactttcttttccattaaaaaatgtatatctgTGTCTTATACcttgtgttgttttgttgtttagtcaataagtcgtgtccaactcttttgtgatccccatgcactgaagcctaccaggctcctctgtctatgggatttcccaggccagaatactggaatgggttgccatttcctcctccaggggatcttcctgacccggaaatggagctcacatctcctgtgactcctgcattggcaggcggattctttaccactgagccaacagggaagccctctctgtgTTTccgtcagtcactcagtcctatatTCCTTGCATACAGAATTGTCCACCTTAGTATTTCTAGTAGTTTACATATACAATTGACCTTTGAACAACTGGGGTTTGAACCTCGTGGGTCTActtacacatttcttttttcaacaaatatgtattgcaATACTACAAGGACCAATCTGAGTAGGCCCTTCCATTGAAGGAACCCCCTACACCTGTCTCAGTACATgcacttttttctctctcttgaacTGATcatttttccagatgagaaactGTCCATTCTTTGTGTATTTGAGCAGAGGGTGAGTAGGATATGACGCTGACTTCTAGGTTTGGTAGTGAGCTAAGGGAGTACCTCTACTCAGTATGCAGAAtttcactatcttttttttttttttttactttagtttgctttacaatactgtattggttttgccatacattgacaaaaatcagccatgggtgtacatgagctcccaatcctgaaccccctcccacctcccaccccatatcatctctctggatcatccccgtgcacctgCCTGTCAATACTCCCTCCCTTAACTATGCCCAAGTTACTAAGCCTCAAGTCCCTCTGGGTCAGGGTCTTCAGAGAATAAACCTCCATTCTTCACTCTAGAGTGTTAAGAGTGATTACAAGGCTGCATtgcagtggagaaaaggaacttTTTATAAAGGTTTTAGCCAATCCTCCTACTTCAGACTTCCTAATATCCACCTTCAGAGCTACTTATTACCTACAGTTTTTGAGCCTTTCTGAAACTATGCAACATTTTTTTGCCTTGCACCTCAGTTTTCCTTTGCCTAACTTCTATTACAAATCTCTGCTCTGTTAAATCAGTTACACATCAGTAATCTATCAGCTTGGAGTTTCCACCCATTCTCTTTACCCCTGTGAACTGATGCCTTGTTTCCCCATTTCACTACCATGCAGTGGGATTTTAAGAGGGATCAGAAGGAAATGCATGTGTTTAATCCCCCATGTTTAATTAGGAGCCATCGacttattttatagatggaggtactgaggctcagggaaggaTAATGACTTGCAACAGGTCATATCACATAACCAgactaaaaataaagtctcatcCTCATGTGTATGCTCattatgaaagaaacaaaatggtATGAAAACAGGAGAAATGCAGACATTCAGTAAAGGGGCTTGAGGATGGGACATATATAAAAGGAGAGTGCTTATAGACGTGGCATAAGAGGAAAtgaaatgagatggctggaaaaaaacaaagtagTGCTTTCATCCTTGGGTTTTCTGCCATCTTGCAGTTTATTGTCTTAAAATTCCTTTAAGATGTTTATATTCTACAAGAACTCCTCCCTGTGTTTgtgttgatttgttgtttagtcaataagccttgtccaactctcttgccatctccgtggactgaagcctaccaggctcctctgtctatgggatgtctgaggccagaatactggaatgggttgccattttctcctccaggggatcttcctgacccagagatggaactaacatctcctgtgactccagcattggcaagcggattctttaccactgggccgaCAGGGAAACCCTCTCTgtgtttcagtcactcagtcatgtcgaactcttcgcaaccccatgaatcacagcacgccaggcctccctgtccatcaccatctcacagagttcactcaaactcatgtccatcgagttggtgatgctatccagccatgtcatcttctgtcatccccttctccttctgcccccaatacctcccagcatgagtcttttccaatgagtcaactcttcacatgaggtggccaaagtattggagtttcagctttagcatcagtccttccaatgaacaactagaactgatctcctttaggatggactggttggacctccttgcagtccaagggactcttaagagtcttctcctacaccacagttcaaaagcatccattctttggcactcagctttcttcacagtccaactctcacatctgtacatgactactggaaaaatcatagccttgactagatggacctttgttggtaaagtaatgtctctgcttttcaatatgctatctaggttggtcataacttcccttccaaggagtaagcatcttttaatttcatggctgcaatcaccatctgcagtgattttggagccccaaaaaataaaatctgacactgtttcccatgtttccccatctatttcccatgaagtgatgggaccgtatgccatgatcttcgttttcagagtgctgaactttaagccaactttttcactctccactttcactttcatcaagaggcgttttagttcctcttcactttctgccataaaggtggtgtcatctgcatatctgaggttattgatatttctcccggcaatcttggttccagcttgtgcttcttccagcccagcgtttctcatgatgtactctgcatagacgttaaataagcagggtgacaatatacagcctagacgtactcctcttcctatttggaaccattcagTTGTTGcattccagttctaactgttgcttcctgacctgcatataggtttctcaagaggcaggtcaagtggtctggtattcccatctctttcagaattttccacagcttattgtgagccacacagtcaaaggctttggcatagtcaataaagcagaagtagatgtttttctggaactctcttgctttttccatgatccagcggatgttggcaatttgatctctggttcctctacgttttctaaaaccaacttgaacatcagggagttcacggttcacgtattgctgaagcctggcttggagaattttgagcattactttactaacatgtgagatgagtgcaattgtgtcgtagtttgagcattctttggcattgcctttctttgggactgaaatgaaaactgacctttcccagtcctatggccactgctgagttttccaaatttgctggcatattgagtacagcactttcgcagcatcatctttcagcagttgaaatagctcaactagaattccatcacctccactagctttgctcatagtgatgtttctaaggcccacttgacttcgcattccaggatgtctcgctctagatgagtgatcacaccattgtgattatctggatcatgaagatcttttttgtacagttctcttgtgtattcttaccacctcttcttaacatcttctgcttctaggtccataccatttctgtcctttatcgagcccatctttgcatgaaatgttccttggtatctctaatcttcttgaagagatctctagtctttcccattctgttgttttcctctgattctttgcattgatcgctgaggaaggctttcttatctttccttgctattctttggaactctgcattcagatgcctctatctttccttttctcctttgctttttgcttctcttcttttcacagctatttgtaaggcctccccagacaaccattttgctttttgcatttctttttcttggggatggtcttgatccctgtctcctgtacaatgtcacaaacctccgtccatagttcatcaggcactctatctatcagatctaggcccttaaatctatttctcacttccattgtataatcataagggattggatttaggtcatacttgaatggtctaatggttttccctactttcttgaatttaactctgaatgtgtcaataaggatttcatgatctgagccacagtcagctcccagtcttgtttttgctgactctatagagcttctccatctttggctgcaaagaatataatcgatctgatttcggtgttgaccatctgttgatgtccatgtgtagagtcttctcttgtgttgttggaagtgggtgtttgctatgaccagtgcctactcttggcaaactctattagcctttgccctgcttcattccaacaccaaggccaaatttgcctgttactccaggtgtttcttgacttcctacttttgcattccagtcccctataatgaaaaggacatctttttgggtgttagttctagaaggtcttgtgggtcttcatagaattgtttacttcagcttcttctgtcttactggttggggcataggcttggattaccgtgatattgaatagtttgccttggaaacaaacagagatcattctgtagtttttgagattgcatccaagtactgcatttcagttccaaataggaaaaggagtacgtctaggctgtttattgtcaccctgcttatttaacttatatgcagagtacatcatgagaaatgctgggctggaagaggcacaagctggaatcaagattgccgggagaaatatcaataacctcagatatgcagatgacaccacctttatggcagaaagtgaagaggaactaaaaaaaacctgttgatgaaagtgaaagaggagagtaaaaatgttggcttaaagctcagcattccaaaaacgaagatcatggcatacggtcccatcacttcatgggaaatagatggggaaacagtggaaacactgtcagattttatctttttgggctccaaaatcactgcagatggtgattgcagccatgaaattaaaagacacttactccttggaaggaaagttgtgaccaacctagatagcatattcaaaagcagagacattactttgccaacaaaggtccatctagtcaaggctatggtttttccagtggtcgtgtatggatgcgagagttggactgtgaagaaagctgagcaccgaagaattgatgattttgacctgtggtgttggagaagactcttgagagtccctcggactgcaaggagatccaccagtccattctaaaggaaatcagtcctgggtgttctttagcaggaatgattctaaagctgaaaatccagtcctttggccacctcatgtgaagagttgactcattggaaaagactctgatgctgggaggtattgggggcaggagaagaaggggatgacagaggatgagatggctggatagcatcaccgactcaatggacatgagtttgagtgaactctggaagatggtgatggacagggaggcctggtgtgctgcaattcatggggtcacaaagagtcggggacacgactgagtgactgaactgaactgaactgcatttcggactcttttgttgatcatgatggctactccatttcttctaagggattcctgcccgcagtagtacatataatggtcatctgagttaaattcacccattccaatccattttagttcactgattcttagaatgtcgacattcactcctgtttgaccacttccaatttgccttgatttatgcaGCTGACAATCCAGgttttatgcaatattgctctttagacatcagaccttgcttttatcaccagttacatccacaactgggtattgtttttgcgttagctccatcctttcattctttctggagttagttcaccactgatatccagtagcatattgggcccctactgacctggggatttcctctttcagtatcctatcattttgccttatcatactgtttatggggttctcgaggcaagaatagtgaagtggtttgccattcccttctccagtggaccacatcctgtcagacctttccaccatgacccacctgtcctGGGTTACTACTCTCTCATTTCAAGCCAGACTCCTCACTGTTTCTATCCCATACTCCATTCTTTTCCAGAAAgatataatatttctaaaatgttattCTATTCTAATTGCCCATATTCTCAAATGTTTGCAGTGACTCCCCACTGCCTATGAGGTAAAATCCAAATCTCAGTAACTCAATAATCCAAGTCCCTGACCTGGTTGAGGAGAGGGGTTGATAGGGAAACATGGTGGAAGAGCTGGGAGCAACTTGACAAAAGAAGGGATAATAAGCATTGGTGACAGGGAGGAGAAGGTAAAGATGACTCTCAGGTGATACGCTTGAGTGACTGAGGCAAATTGGAACAAGAAAACAGAGATGCTGATGAGCTTGATTTTGAAAGTGGGAATGTAGAGATGGCAGTGTGAGAGCCATGTAAAAATGCCTAACATGCAGatggaaatagagaaagaaagatgtaGCTATGCATCACAAGATCTCAGGACTGGCAAGTTTTTACATGCTTCCCATCCAAGGCGAGAAGGATAGGTAGCCTCCTTGAGGGTCATCAGACTACTTAAGCCCACCCAAATATCTCCATTCTAAACAATACCTTTTGATTTGATGACTCTTGAGAAAATCTctatgggatgggatgggaataTTTGAGTTAGTTTaagtaggagaaaaaaaagaacaagaggaGATAGGTATGACAATATTTCTAACCTATGATCTTTGATGTTGTTGTTAAAGCTAAAGCATATCTATATGCTAAACCATAATTGCCTGATCCCTGCAGTGATGTCAACTTCCTGTTACTGCTATAACAAATTGCCATGAATTTAGTGTCTCAAAAACAGCGCAAATTTACTATCTCATGTTTTTGGAGGTTAAAAGTCTAAAATCTGTCTCACTTAACTAAAGTCACATGTCAGCTGAGCATCCTTCTGGATGCTCCAgaggaaaatgttatttctttgcCTGTATGAGCTTTTAAAGGCTGCATGCATTTCTTAGCTCGTGGTGTCTTTTTCCACCTTCAGAACACATCACTTCAACCTCTAGTTCTACAGttacatttcctttttctgacttTGACCGACTTGTGCGTGTGTAccacctgctaagtcacttcagttgtgtccaaccctttgtgacactgtggaccacatcccaccagacttctctgtccatggtattctccaggcaagaatattggagtgggttgccatgccctccttcaggggatattcctgacaagaggaattgaacctgcatctcttctgtctcctgcattggcaggtgggttctttaccactagcgctacttgggaagccccttgaccctcctgcctccctcctatCAGGACCCATGTGATTACACTTGGCCCATCTGGATAATATAGAATaatctcctcatctcaagatccttaaaaTTAATCACATCTGAAAAGTCCCTTTAGCCATGTAAAGTAACATATTACAGGTTCTGGAGATTAGGACATAGACATTTGGGGGAACCATTATTCAATGTGCTACAATAATTTTCTGATGAAACTCAGGACCCTCAGTTCTAGTCAAGATATGGTCTATATATATTGATaataatgaatgagtgaatgcaccagcaaaaatgttttaatgatttAACAAATATTATTGGTTCCATTATCTGTGaggtcatttttttaatttggaggataattacaatagtGTGataatttctgccatacataaacatgagtcggccataggtatacatacgtcccttccctcttaaaactccctcccacctccctccccatcccacccctctaggttgtcgcaGAGCACCTGGTTTGGGTTCCTTGCATCATCCAGCAAACTCCCACTGActgtctgttttgcatatggtaatgtatgtgttTCAGCACTACTCTCTTAAGtcatgccaccctctccctcccccactgtggCCCCAAGTCTGTCCTGTAtttctgcgtctcttttgctaccctgcaaataggatcatcagtaccatctttctagattccatatatactgtatatatgtgttaatatagagtatttgtctttctgacgtacttcactctgtataataggctctattttcatccacctcattagaactgattcaaatgcattcctttctgtagctaatagtccattgtgtgtatgtaccacaatttctttatccattcatctgccgatggacatctaggttgctccatgtcccagctattgtaaataatgctgcaaggaACATTGGGATACAAGTGtgtttttcaattatggtttcctaagggtatatgcctagtagtgagactactgggtcatatgatagctttatttttagttttctaaaaggaatctccatagtatTCTTTATGGTAGCTGAATCAGTTTGCATTCCCTGGGTCATGTTTTGAACTACCTACAGAGGAGGTCCAGGAACCATTGGTTATTCTCTAAACTTGACCCTGCATTGGTCCCAGAGCAAATTTTGTCATATTAAAATGGCAGCCACTTCACTGACTACCATGGAAGTAAGACAAGAGAagacagctcttttttttttttttttttatcattctaTTCATAAGTATTTAGACACCAGAAAGGTAAACAGAGCGAAAACACAGGCATAGCCCCACCTGAAGAGCTGCTCCTGGTTATGGAAATCATTTGAGGGAGGTAATCTGTAAAAGCTGTTTGAAGCAGACCCTCCAGGTGACcacctctcctccctgccccaggcaGCTTGACTTCCACACGAAGGTCCTACATGTGGCCATGTGGGCTGTGCACTTGACCCCACTGGGGGACCTGCCCTCCTTGTAGCCTCAGTGTCTGACCCTACTGTGGCCTTTGGGATTGCCTCCTGTGCAGGCTGTGAGCTTGACCCCTGTGCTGGGGTGCCTGCCTTCCCTGTAGCCTCAGTGTCTGACCCTGATGTGGCCTTTGGGATTGCCTCTCGTGTGGGCTGTGAGCTTGACCCCTGGGGTAGGGGGCCTGCCTTCCCTGTAGCCTCAATGTCTGACCCTGTTGTGGCCTTTGGGATTGCCCCCTGTACAGGCTGTGAGCTTGACCCCTGTGGTGGGGGGCCTGCCCTCGCTTTAGCCTGACTGTCTGACCTTGATGTGGCCCTTGGCATTGTCCCTCTGGTGGGCTGTGGTTCTGCCATCTTTGTGGCCTGAAGCTGTGCCCCTTGTGTGGCTTGTGCGTCCTGTGTTGACCGCTGGCCTGACATCCTTATAGCCTGAGAGTACGTCATCCGGGGGGCCTGTGGTCCTCTCCTCAGTGTAAACTGTGAATATGCACCCCCTGCAGGTAGTGGGCCTACTGCTTGATTGGGCCGTGGATCGGTCCACCCTGGGGGAAGTGATCTTGCTACTTGGATGGGCTGTGGGCCGGTTGCCCGTGCCGCCTGTCGATCTCCCCCTGGTGTGAACAGCTGGCCCATCTCCCGTTTAGGCTGAGGGCCTGTCCCAGGCACTTGGATCCCAGCAGTGACATGGCTGGACCCTGAGCCTATAAGGGTTTCAGAATACCCACTCCCCGCTGCTGAGTGGTTCCTAGATCGGTTTTGGCCACACTCGTCACCATTGTGAGGAGAGGAACTGCCAGTGTTCATGTAGGAGAGAGAGGATTTTCCTGGCCCTGTCATGCAGTTTTCTAAGTTCAGTCCACAGTAGCCCAGAATGCATGCTTCACAATTGGCCTTGTCATGGGACCCATCCAAAGGTACTTCCGGTTTCACAGGTATCTCTGAAACCTTCCTGATACCATTTCTGTAGAATTTCTCCAGAACACGCTGCGCCAGGTTTTTCAGAATCCTCTGGCTGCTTTCTGGGGAGAAATCAGGCTTCTCAAACTGAGACTGGAAGCACTTCTTGCACCTCTGTCCAAAGATCCGCATGAGCACCTTGCCCGTGGATTTCTGGTTCTCCAGGTACATGTGGAAGAGTATCTGCACTTGGGCGGAAGCCCAGCTTCGACGGCATGAGGAACACTGAAACCTGTGCACAGACAGATCGTTGTACCATCAGCTGCTGATGACCTGAGGGAAACAGGCCTGGCCTGGTCTCTGAGAACCCTTTCAGCTTGGAAAAGGGCATGTGATATTGACAATTTCACA is a window of Ovis aries strain OAR_USU_Benz2616 breed Rambouillet chromosome 1, ARS-UI_Ramb_v3.0, whole genome shotgun sequence DNA encoding:
- the RTP4 gene encoding receptor-transporting protein 4 (The RefSeq protein has 3 substitutions compared to this genomic sequence); this encodes MDAKPQSKGTALDVKEWEQTFQELICQEKPRARWTLKMDGNLRPNCVAQGWRQYQQRGFGRFQCSSCRRSWASAQVQILFHMYLENQKSTGKVLMRIFGQRCKKCFQSQFEKPDFSPESSQRILKNLAQRVLEKFYRNGIRKVSELPVIPEVPLDGSHDKANCEACILGYCGLNLENCMTGPGKSSLSYMNTGSSSPHNGDECGQNRSRNHSAAGSGYSETLIGSGSSHVTAGIQVPGTGPQPKREMGQLFTPGGDRQAARATGPQPIQVARSLPPGWTDPRPNQAVGPLPAGGAYSQFTLRRGPQAPRMTYSQAIRMSGQRSTQDAQATQGAQLQATKTAEPQPTRGTMPRATSRSDSQAKARAGPPPQGSSSQPVQGAIPKATTGSDIEATGKAGPLPQGSSSQPTREAIPKATSGSDTEATGKAGTPAQGSSSQPAQEAIPKATVGSDTEATRRAGPPVGSSAQPTWPHVGPSCGSQAAWGREERWSPGGSASNSFYRLPPSNDFHNQEQLFRWGYACVFALFTFLVSKYL